A region of Fimbriimonadaceae bacterium DNA encodes the following proteins:
- the bamB_2 gene encoding Outer membrane protein assembly factor BamB, with amino-acid sequence MKRILTLIAIAMPLVGLAQWPTHHGNNARTGKTNISIAANPSIVWSVDLQGPVTSSPVVAADGTIYVGATWREERRPRSFVTAINPNGTIKWQYETKWVDYQTHASPALGPDGTIYVGDASGAFHAINPDGTQKWKLQGTEPIRACPLVSPDGAIYIQMDNQLRALRPDGTEKWRYDVNINWFGAPTLDPNNGAIYTNTDQGLVALNPDGTKKWTSWVGSGGTVAVHPNGTIILLGYFMAVIDPATGETTTYLNGGNSYEPDVTPSIDSAGNIYVIKSWSLVKYTPALTKIWERQFIEGNMLGTSHGSALIDGQDRIVQGMGFGKRWAIGIEKAIRIYNTAGTLLKVINLPEIPGYSSPAIGPDGTLYIGCVDGRVYAIR; translated from the coding sequence GTGAAACGCATTCTTACCCTCATCGCCATTGCCATGCCGCTCGTCGGATTGGCACAATGGCCAACCCACCACGGCAACAACGCTCGAACCGGCAAGACGAACATTTCGATCGCCGCCAATCCGTCGATCGTTTGGTCCGTCGACCTTCAAGGCCCTGTGACGTCGTCTCCCGTTGTCGCCGCCGACGGCACCATCTATGTCGGTGCAACCTGGCGCGAAGAGCGACGGCCACGGTCATTTGTCACCGCTATCAATCCCAACGGGACCATCAAGTGGCAATACGAAACCAAGTGGGTCGATTACCAAACCCATGCTTCCCCGGCTCTGGGTCCGGACGGCACGATCTATGTCGGCGACGCCTCCGGTGCGTTCCACGCGATCAACCCCGATGGCACCCAAAAATGGAAGCTTCAAGGCACGGAACCAATAAGGGCTTGCCCGCTGGTTTCGCCCGACGGAGCGATCTACATCCAGATGGATAACCAGCTTCGGGCCCTGCGACCCGATGGGACTGAAAAGTGGCGGTACGACGTCAACATCAACTGGTTCGGCGCCCCGACGCTCGATCCCAACAACGGAGCGATCTATACCAACACAGATCAGGGACTGGTGGCCCTCAATCCAGACGGCACCAAGAAGTGGACGAGCTGGGTTGGCTCCGGTGGAACCGTTGCCGTACATCCGAACGGGACCATTATCCTGCTCGGCTACTTTATGGCCGTGATCGATCCCGCGACGGGTGAGACCACCACCTATCTGAACGGCGGCAACTCCTATGAGCCCGATGTGACCCCATCCATCGACAGTGCGGGCAATATCTACGTCATCAAGAGCTGGTCGCTGGTCAAGTACACACCCGCCCTCACCAAGATCTGGGAGCGACAGTTCATCGAGGGCAACATGCTCGGCACCAGCCACGGCTCCGCGCTCATTGACGGACAGGATCGCATTGTCCAAGGCATGGGCTTTGGCAAACGATGGGCCATCGGAATCGAGAAGGCGATCAGGATCTATAACACTGCGGGTACGTTGCTCAAGGTGATCAACCTGCCGGAGATTCCGGGCTACTCTTCCCCAGCGATCGGCCCAGACGGGACGCTGTACATCGGCTGTGTGGACGGCCGGGTTTACGCGATACGTTAG
- the glpX gene encoding Fructose-1,6-bisphosphatase class 2, producing the protein MDRNYHLDFLRVTEAAALSAARWVGKGDRNAADAAACAGMRHTLNQLDINGLIVIGEGERDEAPMLYIGEKLGNGEGAEVQIAVDPLEGTNLCANGLPNAIAVLAATQEGDGYLMHAPDCYMEKFVVGAECKGVIDITLPPRVNLRLMAKARGKDVDELIVGLLDRPRHEQMIKEIRDTGARVHLVTDGDLTLALAALDPDGDIDALMGIGGAPEGVISAAATLCNGGEMQARLVFTNDDQRRRAKEMLDGDVDRVFMTEDLARGDVMFSATGITSGDILKGVRYKRGYAQTDSIVMRSRTGTIRRIEAVHRNPENFEF; encoded by the coding sequence ATGGATCGCAACTATCACCTCGACTTTCTTCGCGTTACCGAAGCCGCCGCGCTCTCCGCTGCCCGATGGGTCGGCAAGGGCGATCGCAATGCCGCCGACGCCGCCGCCTGTGCGGGCATGCGGCACACCCTCAATCAGCTCGACATCAACGGCCTGATCGTAATCGGCGAAGGTGAGCGCGATGAGGCGCCGATGCTCTACATCGGCGAAAAACTCGGCAACGGTGAGGGCGCCGAAGTCCAGATCGCCGTCGATCCCTTGGAAGGCACCAACCTCTGCGCAAACGGCTTGCCCAATGCAATCGCGGTACTTGCGGCAACCCAGGAAGGCGATGGGTACCTCATGCACGCGCCCGACTGCTACATGGAGAAGTTCGTGGTCGGGGCGGAATGCAAGGGCGTTATCGATATCACCCTGCCACCGCGAGTCAACTTGCGGCTGATGGCGAAGGCGAGAGGCAAGGACGTCGACGAGTTGATCGTCGGACTTCTCGACCGCCCCCGCCATGAGCAAATGATCAAGGAAATTCGCGACACGGGCGCCCGCGTTCACTTGGTGACCGACGGCGACCTCACGCTGGCCCTAGCCGCCCTCGATCCAGACGGCGACATCGATGCCCTCATGGGGATCGGCGGCGCACCGGAAGGCGTTATTTCAGCAGCGGCCACCCTATGTAACGGTGGCGAGATGCAGGCTAGGCTCGTATTTACCAACGACGACCAAAGGCGACGAGCGAAGGAGATGCTCGATGGCGATGTGGATCGGGTGTTCATGACAGAAGACCTCGCCCGAGGCGACGTGATGTTCTCGGCCACTGGGATTACGAGCGGCGACATCCTGAAGGGCGTTCGCTACAAGCGAGGCTATGCCCAGACCGACAGTATCGTCATGCGCAGCCGGACCGGTACGATCCGGCGAATCGAAGCAGTCCATCGCAACCCCGAGAACTTCGAGTTCTAG